The following coding sequences are from one Streptomyces sp. NBC_01232 window:
- the cimA gene encoding citramalate synthase — MTTTPEAATALSEGLDDSFHVFDTTLRDGAQREGINLTVADKLTIARHLDDFGVGFIEGGWPGANPRDTEFFARARAEIRFKNAQLVAFGATRRAGGSAAQDPQVRALLESGAPVITLVAKSHDRHVELALRTTLEENLEMVRDTVSHLVAEGRRVFVDCEHFFDGYRANAEYAKSVVRTAHEAGADVVILCDTNGGMLPAQVTATVATVLADTGARLGIHAQDDTGCAVANTLAAVDAGATHVQCTANGYGERVGNANLFPVVAALEIKYGRKVLPDGALAEMTRISHAIAEVVNLTPSTHQPYVGVSAFAHKAGLHASAIKVDPDLYQHIDPERVGNTMRMLVSDMAGRASIELKGKELGVELNGDRALISRVVERVKERELKGYTYEAADASFELLLRAEAEGRARKYFRIESWRAIVEDRPDGTHANEATVKLWAKGERIVATAEGNGPVNALDRALRVALERFYPQLAKFELVDYKVRILEGTHGTESTTRVLIATSDGERDWSTVGVAPNVIAASWQALEDAFTYGLLHAGVEPAE; from the coding sequence ATGACGACGACACCAGAGGCGGCAACTGCGCTGTCAGAAGGCCTGGACGACAGCTTCCACGTCTTCGACACCACCCTGCGCGACGGCGCCCAGCGCGAGGGCATCAACCTCACGGTCGCCGACAAGCTGACGATCGCCCGGCACCTGGACGACTTCGGAGTGGGCTTCATCGAGGGCGGCTGGCCCGGCGCCAACCCCCGTGACACCGAGTTCTTCGCCCGCGCCCGCGCGGAGATCCGGTTCAAGAACGCCCAGCTGGTCGCCTTCGGTGCCACCCGGCGCGCCGGCGGCTCGGCGGCCCAGGACCCGCAGGTGCGGGCCCTGCTGGAGTCCGGCGCCCCGGTCATCACTCTTGTCGCCAAGTCCCACGACCGCCACGTCGAGCTCGCCCTGCGCACCACCCTGGAAGAGAACCTGGAGATGGTGCGCGACACCGTCTCCCACCTCGTCGCCGAGGGCCGCCGCGTCTTCGTCGACTGCGAGCACTTCTTCGACGGCTACCGGGCCAACGCCGAGTACGCGAAGTCCGTCGTGCGCACCGCCCACGAGGCCGGCGCCGACGTGGTCATCCTCTGCGACACCAACGGCGGCATGCTGCCCGCCCAGGTGACCGCGACCGTCGCCACCGTCCTCGCCGACACCGGGGCCCGCCTGGGCATCCACGCCCAGGACGACACCGGCTGCGCCGTCGCCAACACCCTCGCGGCGGTGGACGCGGGAGCCACCCATGTCCAGTGCACGGCGAACGGCTACGGCGAGCGCGTCGGCAACGCCAACCTCTTCCCTGTCGTCGCCGCCCTGGAGATCAAGTACGGGCGCAAGGTCCTCCCCGACGGGGCGCTCGCCGAGATGACCCGCATCTCGCACGCCATCGCCGAGGTCGTGAACCTCACCCCCTCCACGCACCAGCCCTACGTCGGCGTCTCCGCCTTCGCGCACAAGGCGGGCCTGCACGCCTCGGCCATCAAGGTCGACCCGGACCTCTACCAGCACATCGATCCCGAGCGGGTCGGCAACACCATGCGGATGCTGGTCTCCGACATGGCCGGCCGCGCCTCCATCGAGCTCAAGGGGAAGGAGCTCGGCGTCGAACTGAACGGGGACCGCGCCCTGATCTCCCGGGTCGTGGAGCGGGTCAAGGAGCGCGAGCTCAAGGGCTACACCTACGAGGCCGCCGACGCCTCCTTCGAACTGCTGCTGCGCGCCGAGGCCGAGGGCCGGGCCCGCAAGTACTTCCGCATCGAGTCCTGGCGGGCGATCGTCGAGGACCGCCCGGACGGCACCCATGCCAACGAGGCCACGGTCAAGCTGTGGGCCAAGGGCGAGCGGATCGTCGCGACGGCGGAGGGCAACGGCCCGGTCAACGCACTGGACCGGGCGCTGCGGGTGGCGCTGGAGCGGTTCTACCCGCAGCTCGCCAAGTTCGAGCTCGTCGACTACAAGGTCCGCATCCTGGAGGGCACGCACGGCACGGAGTCCACGACACGCGTGCTGATCGCCACGTCGGACGGTGAACGCGACTGGTCCACGGTCGGCGTGGCCCCGAACGTGATCGCGGCGTCCTGGCAGGCCCTGGAGGACGCGTTCACCTACGGCCTCCTGCACGCGGGCGTCGAACCGGCCGAATAG